One window of Candidatus Mycobacterium wuenschmannii genomic DNA carries:
- a CDS encoding nucleoside deaminase, protein MSSDDDLIRAALAVAATADPRDVPVGAVVVAADGTELARAVNAREALGDPTAHAEVLAIRAAARVHGDGWRLEGATLAVTLEPCTMCAGALVMARVGRVVFGAWEPKTGAVGSLWDVVRDRRLNHRPDVRGGVLAGECAAVLETFFARQRLG, encoded by the coding sequence GTGAGCTCTGACGACGACCTGATCCGCGCCGCGCTGGCGGTCGCCGCGACGGCGGACCCCCGCGACGTTCCGGTTGGCGCGGTCGTGGTCGCGGCCGACGGCACCGAGCTGGCCCGCGCGGTCAATGCCCGCGAAGCGCTCGGCGATCCGACCGCGCACGCGGAAGTGCTGGCGATCCGAGCGGCGGCCCGGGTGCACGGCGACGGCTGGCGGCTGGAGGGCGCGACGCTGGCGGTGACGCTCGAGCCATGCACGATGTGCGCCGGTGCACTGGTGATGGCGCGCGTCGGCCGGGTGGTGTTCGGCGCGTGGGAGCCCAAGACCGGTGCGGTGGGTTCGCTGTGGGACGTGGTGCGCGATCGCCGGCTCAACCACCGGCCGGACGTACGTGGCGGGGTGCTGGCGGGCGAGTGCGCCGCGGTGCTGGAGACGTTCTTCGCCCGCCAGCGATTGGGATAG
- a CDS encoding ABC transporter ATP-binding protein, producing the protein MIRFHDVHKVYDDGTVAIDRLDLDVPPGTLTVFVGPSGCGKTTSMRMINRMAEPSSGKVVVDGADVAGVDPVRLRLGIGYVIQGAGLMPHQRVIDNVATVPVLTGQTRRAARKAAYAVLERVGLDAKLADRYPAQLSGGEQQRVGVARALAADPPILLMDEPFSAVDPIVRHELQREILRLQAELHKTIVFVTHDIDEAIRLADRVAVFGRGGVLQQYDEPAQLLSRPANDFVARMIGAGRGYRWLQFLDATDLPLHDIPTITEVAGDEQLRDGWALAVKADGTPLGWIDADGVRKHRGGAALRDSVTSVGAVFRPGANLSQALDAALSSPAAMGVAVDGAGKVTGGVRAADVLAALDSHRRN; encoded by the coding sequence GTGATCCGGTTTCACGATGTCCACAAGGTCTACGACGACGGCACCGTCGCCATCGATCGGCTGGATCTCGATGTCCCGCCGGGGACGCTGACGGTGTTCGTCGGCCCCTCCGGGTGCGGCAAGACGACGTCGATGCGGATGATCAACCGGATGGCCGAGCCGTCGTCGGGGAAGGTCGTGGTCGACGGCGCCGACGTCGCCGGGGTCGATCCGGTGCGGTTGCGCCTCGGCATCGGCTACGTGATCCAGGGCGCGGGCCTGATGCCGCACCAGCGGGTGATCGACAACGTCGCCACCGTGCCGGTGCTCACTGGCCAGACCCGCCGCGCGGCGCGCAAGGCCGCCTATGCCGTCCTGGAGCGGGTCGGCCTGGACGCCAAGCTGGCCGACCGCTACCCGGCGCAGTTGTCCGGCGGCGAGCAGCAGCGCGTGGGCGTGGCGCGGGCACTGGCCGCCGATCCGCCAATCCTGTTGATGGACGAGCCCTTTTCGGCCGTCGACCCGATCGTGCGCCATGAGTTGCAGCGCGAGATCCTGCGCCTGCAGGCCGAGTTGCACAAGACCATCGTGTTCGTCACCCACGACATCGACGAGGCGATCCGGCTGGCCGACCGGGTCGCGGTGTTCGGCCGCGGTGGCGTGCTGCAGCAGTACGACGAGCCGGCCCAGCTGCTGTCCCGGCCGGCGAACGACTTCGTCGCCAGGATGATCGGGGCCGGCCGGGGCTATCGCTGGCTGCAGTTTCTGGACGCGACTGACCTTCCGCTGCACGATATCCCGACGATCACGGAGGTAGCCGGCGACGAGCAGTTGCGCGACGGCTGGGCGCTGGCGGTCAAGGCGGACGGCACGCCGTTGGGTTGGATCGACGCCGACGGGGTCCGCAAGCATCGCGGCGGCGCGGCGCTGCGCGACAGCGTGACCTCGGTCGGCGCGGTGTTCCGGCCGGGCGCCAACCTGAGTCAGGCGCTGGACGCCGCGCTGTCGTCGCCGGCGGCGATGGGAGTCGCGGTCGACGGCGCGGGCAAGGTCACCGGTGGGGTGCGGGCCGCAGACGTGTTGGCCGCCTTGGATTCCCACCGCCGGAATTAG
- a CDS encoding putative glycolipid-binding domain-containing protein, with product MLTWRSQDHRRMESVRVQLSGKRIKANGRIVAAETDRNPAFAAYYDLVTDETGATKRLGMTVTLAERERQIVIARDDENVWLITDHQGDSRAAYEGALDVDVVYSPFFNALPIRRIGLHEHPDAVTVPTVYVSLPEMSVAAATVSYSNIADGMKVHSPVSDTTLSVDDAGFIVDYPGLAERI from the coding sequence ATGCTGACCTGGCGCTCACAGGATCACCGGCGGATGGAGTCGGTGCGGGTGCAGTTGTCCGGCAAGCGAATCAAGGCCAATGGCCGCATCGTCGCCGCGGAGACCGACCGCAATCCGGCGTTCGCCGCGTACTACGACCTGGTGACCGACGAGACCGGCGCGACCAAGCGCCTCGGCATGACCGTGACGCTGGCCGAACGGGAGCGGCAGATCGTCATCGCACGCGATGACGAGAACGTCTGGCTCATCACCGACCACCAGGGCGACTCGCGTGCGGCCTACGAGGGTGCCCTCGACGTCGACGTGGTGTACAGCCCGTTCTTCAACGCGCTGCCGATCCGGCGCATCGGCCTGCACGAACACCCCGATGCCGTCACCGTGCCCACCGTCTACGTGAGCCTGCCGGAGATGAGTGTCGCCGCGGCGACCGTCAGCTACAGCAACATCGCGGACGGCATGAAGGTGCACTCGCCGGTCTCCGACACCACGTTGAGCGTCGACGACGCGGGCTTCATCGTGGACTATCCAGGCTTGGCAGAGCGGATCTGA
- a CDS encoding tRNA adenosine deaminase-associated protein, with translation MGAQRASAQADTPDGFGVAVVREDGKWRCSAMGPKVLTSLSAAETELRELRSAGAVFGLIDIDDDFFVIVRPAPSGTRLLLSDATAALDYDIAEEVLDNLDADIDADDLEDADPFAEGDLGLLSDIGLPEPVLSVILDETDLFADEQLERIAREMGFADELSSVVDKLNR, from the coding sequence ATGGGAGCACAGCGGGCGTCCGCGCAGGCCGACACACCGGACGGCTTCGGTGTGGCTGTCGTGCGCGAGGACGGCAAGTGGCGTTGCTCGGCGATGGGCCCCAAGGTGCTGACCAGTTTGTCCGCGGCCGAGACCGAGCTACGTGAGTTACGCAGTGCCGGTGCGGTTTTCGGCCTGATCGACATCGACGACGATTTTTTCGTGATCGTCCGGCCGGCGCCGTCCGGAACGCGTTTGCTGCTCTCGGATGCCACGGCGGCGTTGGACTACGACATCGCCGAAGAAGTGCTGGACAACCTGGACGCCGACATCGACGCCGATGATCTTGAAGACGCCGACCCCTTCGCTGAGGGCGATCTCGGGTTGCTGTCCGACATCGGCCTGCCCGAGCCGGTGCTCAGCGTCATTCTGGACGAGACCGACCTCTTCGCCGACGAACAGCTGGAGCGCATCGCCCGCGAGATGGGCTTCGCCGACGAGCTGTCGTCGGTGGTCGACAAGCTCAATCGGTGA
- a CDS encoding ABC transporter substrate-binding protein, producing MVWWRGAVAWLTAVCLAATGCGSANPLGVSSTDPNSIVVGSAGFPESKIVAEIYAQALQANGFDVDRQMGIGSRETYVPALKDHSIDLVPEYVGNLLLYLEPSATVTMLDDVERELTKRLPPDLSILTPSPACDTDTVTVTTDTATKWKLTTIADLAPHSSDVKFAAPSDFQVRPSGLAGLRQRYGLNVAPGNFVAISDDGGAVTVRTLTEGKVNAANIFSTSPALLGGNLVALDDPLHNFLAGNIVPLVNSRKKSEKLTTVLDTVSAKLTSIEVAHLNASVAGNDGVDPDQAARKWLHDNNFDHAMVAGR from the coding sequence ATGGTCTGGTGGCGGGGGGCGGTGGCGTGGTTGACGGCCGTTTGCCTGGCGGCGACGGGATGTGGCAGCGCCAATCCGCTCGGCGTCTCGTCGACCGACCCGAATTCGATCGTGGTCGGATCGGCCGGGTTTCCGGAGTCCAAGATCGTCGCAGAGATCTACGCACAGGCGTTGCAGGCCAACGGTTTCGACGTCGACCGGCAGATGGGCATCGGCAGCCGCGAGACGTATGTCCCCGCGTTGAAGGATCACTCGATCGACCTGGTGCCCGAATACGTCGGCAACCTGCTGCTCTACCTCGAGCCCAGCGCCACCGTCACGATGCTCGACGACGTCGAACGTGAACTGACGAAGCGGTTGCCGCCGGACCTGTCGATCCTGACGCCGTCACCCGCGTGCGACACCGACACCGTCACGGTCACCACTGATACCGCGACCAAGTGGAAGCTGACGACGATCGCCGATTTGGCCCCGCATTCGAGCGATGTCAAGTTCGCGGCGCCGTCGGACTTCCAGGTGCGTCCGTCCGGGCTGGCAGGCCTGCGACAGCGGTACGGGTTGAACGTCGCGCCCGGCAACTTCGTGGCAATCAGTGACGACGGCGGGGCGGTCACCGTGCGCACTTTGACCGAAGGGAAGGTCAACGCGGCCAACATCTTCAGCACCTCGCCGGCCCTCCTGGGAGGTAACCTGGTGGCGCTCGACGACCCGCTGCACAACTTCCTGGCCGGAAACATCGTCCCGTTGGTGAATTCGCGGAAGAAATCGGAGAAGTTGACCACGGTGCTGGATACGGTGTCGGCGAAGCTCACCAGTATCGAGGTCGCCCACCTCAACGCCTCGGTGGCGGGCAACGACGGCGTCGACCCCGATCAGGCGGCTCGGAAGTGGTTGCACGACAACAACTTCGACCACGCAATGGTAGCCGGCCGGTGA
- a CDS encoding LLM class F420-dependent oxidoreductase produces the protein MAQLKAGWRGVDALGVDSLWTWDHFFPPLYGRPEETHFEGWQILAAMAVTTSNVTQIGMLVTGGGYRNPDLLADMARTLDHLSGGRAVLGIGSGWMDKDEAEYGYGVRTPGERLDDLTEALPRIRSRLSLLNPPPLGRLPILIGGQGERRTLRLVAQHADMWNGYGDSETIRHKNRVIDQWCAEIGRAPTEIERTVWVERADPDLVPALVDAGAQHLILGLRAPYDLSEVERLIELAARV, from the coding sequence ATGGCACAACTGAAGGCGGGCTGGCGCGGCGTCGACGCCCTCGGGGTCGACAGCCTCTGGACCTGGGACCACTTCTTCCCACCGCTCTACGGGCGGCCGGAAGAGACGCACTTCGAGGGCTGGCAGATCCTGGCCGCGATGGCCGTGACCACCTCGAATGTCACGCAGATCGGCATGCTCGTGACGGGCGGTGGCTATCGCAACCCCGACCTGCTCGCCGACATGGCCCGCACCCTCGACCACCTGTCGGGCGGGCGTGCGGTGCTGGGCATCGGCTCGGGCTGGATGGACAAGGACGAAGCCGAATACGGCTATGGCGTCCGCACACCGGGCGAGCGACTCGACGATCTCACCGAGGCGCTGCCGCGGATCAGGTCCCGGCTCAGTCTGTTGAATCCGCCGCCGCTGGGCCGGTTGCCGATCCTGATCGGCGGCCAGGGCGAACGTCGGACGCTACGTCTGGTGGCCCAGCACGCGGACATGTGGAACGGCTATGGCGACTCCGAAACGATCCGGCACAAGAACCGGGTGATCGATCAGTGGTGTGCCGAAATAGGAAGAGCGCCAACCGAAATCGAGCGCACGGTCTGGGTCGAGCGCGCCGACCCGGATCTTGTTCCGGCGTTGGTGGACGCCGGCGCGCAGCACTTGATTCTCGGCCTGCGCGCGCCGTACGACCTGAGCGAGGTGGAACGGCTGATCGAGCTAGCTGCCCGGGTGTAG
- a CDS encoding ABC transporter permease encodes MNFLNQALSYLFTADNWFGPVGLAQRTLEHLEYTGAAVVVSALVAIPIGLVVGHTRRGTLVVVSLVNALRALPTLGVLLLAVLLWGLGPVPPIVALMLLGIPPMLAGTYAGVAAVDRTVVDAARSMGMSELRVLFRVEVPNALPLILGGLRTATLQVVATATVAAYASLGGLGRYLIDGIKVRQFHIALVGALMVAALALVLDGVLAFAVWASVPGTGRLRRRPHHRSSISAEPSPNVDA; translated from the coding sequence ATGAACTTTCTCAACCAGGCGCTGTCCTACCTGTTCACCGCCGACAATTGGTTCGGACCGGTCGGTCTGGCCCAGCGGACTCTCGAGCATCTCGAGTACACCGGCGCGGCGGTGGTGGTGTCGGCCCTGGTAGCGATCCCGATCGGGCTCGTCGTCGGACACACCCGGCGCGGCACGCTGGTGGTGGTCAGCCTGGTCAACGCGCTGCGGGCGCTGCCGACGCTCGGCGTGCTGCTGCTGGCCGTGCTGCTGTGGGGACTCGGCCCGGTTCCGCCGATCGTGGCGCTGATGCTGCTGGGCATTCCGCCGATGCTGGCCGGCACCTACGCCGGGGTGGCGGCGGTCGACCGCACGGTGGTCGACGCGGCGCGCTCAATGGGGATGAGCGAGTTGCGGGTGCTGTTCCGGGTCGAGGTGCCCAACGCGCTGCCGCTGATCCTGGGTGGGTTGCGGACCGCGACGCTGCAGGTGGTCGCCACCGCGACGGTCGCGGCGTACGCGAGCCTCGGCGGGCTCGGTCGCTACCTGATCGACGGCATCAAGGTGCGGCAATTCCACATCGCACTGGTGGGCGCGCTGATGGTCGCGGCGTTGGCGCTGGTTCTCGACGGCGTGCTCGCATTCGCGGTGTGGGCGTCGGTGCCCGGCACCGGGCGATTGCGCCGAAGGCCACACCACCGGTCGTCGATATCCGCCGAGCCGTCGCCTAACGTAGACGCGTGA
- a CDS encoding DUF732 domain-containing protein, whose amino-acid sequence MRDRETIDSELRRVASELRLIRERGGRPSSQQVDALLDERLGHPVEVLCDTAVLDEILAPFEESIDRPRRRRRGRLLRFALRAAVPMSVLAIAAVLAVMFMLHRHQRPTEPVASTTQVSDERSTPVPGPPLVPPPAATSQADIAEKAMVEALQHEGVPVPSREYASAQGHAVCDFLSKQPSFSDATQFVQRSTIWDNQQSADFTAAAVVTYCPQFEQTSNAQMQQTFQKSVTNMQTIENDLQGINRDLQGISDGLHPGS is encoded by the coding sequence ATGCGCGATCGGGAGACGATCGACTCCGAACTACGCCGCGTGGCATCCGAGCTCCGCTTGATCCGCGAGCGGGGTGGACGGCCGTCCAGCCAACAGGTCGACGCGCTGCTCGACGAGCGCCTGGGACATCCCGTCGAGGTGTTGTGCGATACCGCGGTTCTCGACGAAATCCTGGCGCCGTTCGAGGAGTCGATCGATCGGCCGCGCCGACGGCGCCGGGGCCGGCTGTTGCGTTTCGCGTTGCGTGCTGCGGTCCCGATGTCGGTGCTCGCCATCGCCGCGGTGCTGGCGGTGATGTTCATGCTGCACCGGCATCAGCGCCCGACCGAGCCGGTGGCCTCGACGACGCAGGTGTCCGACGAGCGGTCGACTCCCGTTCCGGGGCCGCCGCTGGTTCCGCCGCCCGCCGCAACGTCGCAGGCCGACATTGCGGAGAAGGCGATGGTCGAGGCCCTGCAGCACGAGGGTGTGCCGGTGCCCAGCCGCGAGTACGCCTCGGCACAAGGGCACGCGGTCTGCGACTTCCTCAGCAAGCAGCCCAGCTTCTCCGACGCCACCCAGTTCGTACAGCGGTCGACGATCTGGGACAACCAGCAGAGCGCCGACTTCACCGCCGCCGCCGTCGTCACCTACTGCCCGCAGTTCGAGCAGACCAGCAATGCGCAGATGCAGCAGACCTTCCAGAAGTCGGTGACCAACATGCAGACGATCGAGAACGATCTGCAGGGCATCAACCGCGACCTGCAAGGCATCAGCGACGGCCTACACCCGGGCAGCTAG
- a CDS encoding LapA family protein: protein MSSDATSSPEPPLGTPAPGPNHAPPPESAVKFTRTAGLWSFLAMGFLILIVLLIFITQNTASGDFAFLGWHWTLPLGVAILLAAVGGGLITFLAGTARIYQLRRAAKKNLLAAGR from the coding sequence ATGAGCAGCGATGCGACGTCATCTCCCGAACCGCCACTGGGCACTCCCGCGCCGGGTCCGAACCACGCGCCGCCGCCCGAGTCGGCCGTCAAATTCACCCGCACGGCCGGTCTGTGGTCGTTTCTGGCGATGGGATTTCTGATCCTCATCGTGCTGCTGATCTTCATCACCCAGAACACGGCCTCGGGAGACTTCGCGTTCCTCGGCTGGCACTGGACGCTCCCGCTGGGGGTGGCCATTCTGCTGGCGGCCGTCGGCGGCGGTTTGATCACTTTCCTCGCCGGTACCGCGCGCATCTACCAGTTGCGGCGTGCTGCGAAGAAAAACCTGCTGGCCGCGGGACGGTAG
- a CDS encoding ABC transporter permease yields the protein MHYLLHHLPTAWALTVIHLRLSLLPVLAGLALAVPWGVLTWRHPLLRKFTTVTASAVFTIPSLALFVVLPLIIPTRILDEANVLVALTLYTSALLVRAVFEALDAVPDQVRDAASAIGYRPLTRLLKVELPLSIPVLVAGLRVVVVTNISMVSVGAVIGIGGLGTWFTEGYQADKSDQIVAGIVAIFVLAVVIDVALMLAGRLATPWDRVSRPGRRLLTAPVVGGSR from the coding sequence GTGCACTACCTGCTGCACCATCTCCCCACGGCCTGGGCGTTGACCGTCATCCACCTGCGGCTCTCGCTGCTGCCGGTGCTGGCGGGTTTGGCGCTGGCCGTGCCATGGGGCGTGCTGACCTGGCGTCACCCGCTGCTGCGCAAATTCACCACGGTGACGGCGAGCGCGGTGTTCACCATCCCGTCGCTGGCGCTGTTCGTGGTGCTGCCGTTGATCATCCCGACCCGGATTCTCGACGAGGCGAATGTCCTTGTCGCACTGACGCTCTACACCTCGGCGCTGCTGGTGCGGGCGGTGTTCGAGGCGCTGGACGCGGTGCCCGATCAGGTGCGCGACGCCGCCAGCGCGATCGGCTACCGGCCGCTCACCCGACTACTCAAAGTCGAACTGCCGCTGTCGATTCCGGTTCTGGTGGCGGGCTTGCGAGTCGTCGTCGTGACCAACATCTCGATGGTCTCGGTCGGCGCGGTGATCGGCATCGGCGGCCTCGGCACCTGGTTCACCGAGGGCTATCAGGCCGACAAGAGCGACCAGATCGTCGCCGGCATCGTGGCGATCTTCGTGCTGGCGGTGGTGATCGACGTCGCGCTGATGCTCGCCGGGCGGCTGGCCACGCCATGGGACCGGGTGTCACGGCCGGGCCGTCGGCTGCTGACGGCACCGGTGGTGGGCGGTTCGCGATGA
- a CDS encoding prephenate dehydrogenase: MCVLGLGLIGGSLLRAAQAAGRDVFGYNRSVEGAQAARFDGFDASTDLNAVLSSAAEVGALIVLAVPMPALPILLGHIAQTAPDCPLTDVTSVKGAVLDAVTAAGLRERFVGGHPMTGTAHSGWEAGNPRLFAGAPWVISVDDHVDPVVWTTVLQLALDCGSVVVPARSDEHDAAAAAISHLPHLLAEALAVTAAEVPLAFALAAGSFRDGTRVAGSAPDLVRAMCEANSAQLLPRVDRAIELLSGARKSLAHNDSVAELVESGHAARARYDSFSRPEIVGVFVGAENWRGELAAAGRAGGVIRSALPSLDSPR; the protein is encoded by the coding sequence GTGTGCGTGCTGGGGCTCGGACTCATCGGCGGCTCGCTGTTGCGCGCTGCCCAGGCGGCCGGGCGGGACGTGTTCGGCTACAACCGGTCGGTCGAGGGCGCCCAGGCCGCCCGCTTCGACGGGTTCGACGCGTCCACCGACCTGAACGCCGTGCTCAGCAGCGCCGCTGAGGTCGGCGCGCTGATCGTGCTCGCCGTGCCGATGCCGGCGCTGCCGATCCTGCTCGGCCACATCGCCCAGACCGCGCCCGATTGCCCACTCACCGACGTGACCAGCGTCAAGGGTGCAGTGCTCGACGCGGTCACCGCCGCGGGCCTGCGGGAGCGCTTCGTGGGCGGGCATCCGATGACGGGCACCGCGCACTCCGGCTGGGAGGCCGGCAATCCGCGCTTGTTCGCCGGTGCGCCGTGGGTGATCAGCGTCGACGACCACGTGGACCCGGTGGTGTGGACGACGGTGCTGCAACTGGCGCTGGACTGCGGGTCGGTCGTGGTTCCAGCCCGGTCCGACGAGCACGACGCCGCCGCGGCGGCCATCTCGCATCTGCCGCACCTGCTCGCCGAGGCGCTGGCCGTCACCGCCGCCGAGGTGCCGCTGGCCTTCGCGCTGGCGGCCGGTTCCTTTCGGGACGGCACCCGGGTCGCCGGTAGCGCACCGGACCTGGTGCGGGCCATGTGCGAGGCGAACTCGGCGCAGCTGCTGCCCCGGGTCGACCGCGCGATCGAACTGCTCAGCGGGGCTCGGAAGTCACTGGCGCACAACGACTCCGTGGCCGAACTCGTCGAAAGCGGACATGCCGCCCGCGCGCGCTACGACAGCTTCTCGAGACCGGAGATCGTCGGGGTGTTCGTCGGCGCCGAGAACTGGCGCGGCGAACTGGCGGCCGCCGGACGAGCCGGCGGGGTGATCAGATCCGCTCTGCCAAGCCTGGATAGTCCACGATGA
- a CDS encoding PE-PPE domain-containing protein — protein MRTARHVGALIGGALMTLLLSAALANADTADADPLIALMMGGTGMPTPSEFWRDTIISDYINPTTGQDYTSVLVPTPESAASTSIPVGLANLQAMMDDQPADVPYLVQGYSQSAQIAVLEKLLLMQQDPDTRPDVTFLLLGSGNRPDGGFLERFAGLVIPGAPGFDFNGAEPTTAGIDTIDIANQYDAVADFPRYPVNLVADANALLGFFYSHAGYGNGPLPYEVPAIWPPSDPISGPYADEYVLGSSEIVKQIEGDTTFYFIPTTNLPLLEPLRTLGVPEPVLKIFQPALQVIVEAGYDRSTPFGDPTPAELFPTLDPVTFSLQFANGVVQGANNGFALFGAELPGFDQLETFFAEAEAWSEQTIGVPYYDFVTDLNADFNPFTAFIDIEGPIGASIQNLLDLSGIQQNLLDPVLGLVGSVGGMFTS, from the coding sequence ATGAGGACCGCACGACATGTCGGCGCGCTGATCGGCGGCGCGCTCATGACCTTGCTGCTGTCCGCCGCCCTCGCGAACGCCGACACCGCCGACGCCGACCCGCTGATCGCATTGATGATGGGCGGCACCGGGATGCCGACGCCCAGTGAGTTCTGGCGCGACACGATCATCTCCGACTACATCAACCCGACAACCGGTCAGGACTACACCTCCGTTTTGGTGCCGACCCCGGAATCGGCTGCGAGCACGTCGATTCCGGTCGGTCTCGCGAATCTGCAAGCCATGATGGACGATCAGCCCGCCGACGTGCCCTACCTCGTCCAGGGTTATTCGCAGAGCGCCCAGATCGCCGTCCTGGAGAAGTTGCTCCTCATGCAGCAGGACCCTGACACGCGACCCGATGTCACCTTCCTGCTGCTCGGTTCCGGCAACCGGCCCGACGGCGGCTTTCTCGAGCGCTTCGCCGGCCTGGTCATCCCGGGCGCCCCGGGATTCGACTTCAACGGCGCCGAGCCGACCACCGCGGGCATCGACACCATCGACATCGCCAACCAATACGACGCCGTCGCCGATTTTCCGCGGTATCCGGTCAACCTGGTCGCCGACGCGAACGCGCTTTTGGGGTTCTTCTACTCCCACGCCGGCTACGGCAATGGCCCTCTGCCGTACGAGGTTCCGGCGATCTGGCCGCCGTCCGACCCGATCTCGGGCCCGTACGCCGACGAATATGTGCTGGGCTCCAGCGAGATCGTCAAGCAGATCGAGGGCGACACCACGTTCTACTTCATCCCGACGACCAACCTTCCGCTGCTCGAGCCGCTGCGCACACTGGGCGTGCCCGAACCGGTGCTGAAGATTTTCCAGCCGGCGCTGCAGGTGATCGTCGAGGCCGGCTACGACCGCTCCACCCCATTCGGCGATCCCACGCCGGCCGAGCTATTCCCGACCCTCGACCCGGTGACCTTCAGCCTCCAATTCGCCAACGGTGTAGTGCAGGGCGCCAACAACGGCTTCGCGCTCTTCGGGGCGGAGCTGCCCGGCTTCGACCAACTCGAGACGTTCTTCGCCGAAGCCGAGGCGTGGTCGGAGCAGACCATCGGGGTGCCGTACTACGACTTCGTCACCGATCTCAACGCCGACTTCAATCCCTTCACCGCGTTCATCGACATCGAGGGGCCGATCGGCGCGAGCATCCAGAACCTGTTGGATCTCAGCGGCATCCAACAGAATCTGCTCGATCCGGTTCTCGGACTGGTCGGATCGGTCGGCGGAATGTTCACCAGTTGA
- a CDS encoding phosphotransferase family protein, protein MTLDGLDLSALDAHLRSAGVGRDGELTAQLISGGRSNLTFLVADDSSKWVLRRPPLHGLTPSAHDMAREYTVVAGLADTDVPVARAVTQCNDDSVLGAPFQMVEYVAGQVVRSRTELEAMGDQQVIDGCVDGLIKVLADLHAVDPAAVGLADFGKPGGYLERQVRRWGSQWEHVHLPDDDRDADVARLHQSLAAAVPQQTRASIVHGDYRIDNTILDAVDPTRVRAVVDWELSTLGDPLSDAALMCVYRDPTFDDVINTQAAWTSPQLPDADGLAHKYSEASGQALSHWNFYMGLAYFKLAIIAAGIDFRRRMSGGADGVDSSDRVGQTVAPLIAAGLRELQKT, encoded by the coding sequence GTGACGCTAGACGGGCTCGACCTCTCCGCGCTGGACGCCCACCTCCGATCGGCCGGCGTCGGTCGCGACGGTGAGCTGACGGCGCAGCTGATCTCCGGCGGCCGTTCCAACCTGACCTTCCTGGTCGCCGACGACTCGTCGAAGTGGGTGCTGCGACGCCCGCCCCTGCACGGCCTGACGCCCTCGGCGCACGACATGGCCCGCGAGTACACCGTGGTGGCAGGGCTCGCCGACACCGACGTCCCGGTGGCGCGTGCGGTGACGCAGTGCAACGACGACTCAGTGCTCGGGGCGCCGTTTCAGATGGTGGAATACGTTGCGGGACAGGTGGTTCGCAGTCGGACCGAGCTCGAGGCGATGGGCGATCAGCAGGTGATCGACGGCTGCGTCGACGGGCTGATCAAGGTGCTGGCCGACCTGCACGCGGTCGACCCGGCCGCGGTCGGGCTGGCCGACTTCGGCAAGCCCGGCGGATATCTGGAGCGGCAGGTCCGGCGCTGGGGGTCGCAGTGGGAGCACGTACACCTGCCCGACGACGACCGTGACGCCGACGTCGCACGCCTGCACCAGTCGCTGGCGGCCGCGGTTCCGCAGCAGACCAGGGCCTCGATCGTGCACGGCGACTACCGGATCGACAACACCATCCTCGACGCGGTCGACCCGACGCGGGTGCGCGCCGTCGTCGACTGGGAGCTCTCGACGCTGGGTGACCCGCTCAGTGACGCGGCGCTGATGTGCGTCTACCGCGACCCGACATTCGACGACGTGATCAACACTCAGGCCGCCTGGACGTCACCGCAGTTGCCGGACGCCGACGGCCTCGCGCACAAGTACTCCGAGGCCTCGGGGCAGGCCTTGTCGCACTGGAACTTCTACATGGGGCTGGCGTACTTCAAGCTGGCCATCATCGCCGCCGGTATCGACTTCCGCCGGCGGATGTCGGGTGGTGCCGACGGTGTCGACTCCTCCGACCGCGTCGGCCAGACGGTGGCGCCGTTGATCGCGGCGGGCCTCCGCGAATTGCAGAAGACCTAG